The DNA sequence ATCCTGATTAATAACGCCGCTGTATTATATCATTGCCCTTTTTTTAATCAAGACACGGATATCATAGAAAAGACGTTCAACGTTAATGTCTTATCAAACTTTTGGGTTCGTTCGTCAAATGTtcactaataatttataaaatgaaaaagttACTTAAAATTACAAGCAACGTTAAAGATTGTAAATACCAAGGAAACTTTCACTCGAACCTCGAACTTTTTCAACAGACGATAGAAACTTTTTTGCCCACCATGATGCAAAATGGAAAAGGACATGTAGTTTGTGTATGTAGCATGTGTGGTATATATGGTGTGTCCCAAAAAGTAGCCTACTGTTCTTCCAAATTTGCTGTGAGAGGTAGAGGAATTTTTAatcgaaatataataattttttaaatagtttGCCCATCGTTAAGAATGTGTTCAGCATAACATTAACGCTGTAAATGCATCATAAATGGTATTGACgtattttcttccttctttcaaATGAAAATGACGCATTTCATGAAAAAAGTATGAAATTACTAATAGTTAAACTTTAATAGGCTTGATGGAGGCTCTTTACGAGGAGCTGCGATTGGACCACAAGTATACTAACATACGAtttacaaccatttatccattttatGTGGATACTGGGCTAGCCAGAGATCCAAAATATAGGTAACGTGTGGATAAAAAGCGTCTTGATTCAATCTTTCGTTCCAAGTGTATGATTTTTGTAGGTTTCCTTATATATTCGGTGTAGTATCACCTGGATATGCAGCGGGAGAAATAATCAAAGCAGTCAGAAGAAATTATACCGAATACTCTATTCCTAGATGTCTTCTTACCCTAAATTCCATTAACaggtattttatatagaatgaTTCGGCTTTCCCCAGCCAAACGTTGTCAGTATATTCTATAGATCATGATAAGGAAAACACTTCGTATGAATATATGTCATTGGAAGAATTGTTCCTGAAAAGGAGTTTTAAGAACTATATGTGAAATGAACGGTGACGAACGTGCGTTATTATGATACAAAGTATAAGTAGGTGCGGAGTATTTACATAAGGTATCGTAATACTCCtacaattctagctgcatttaACAACAATGTTTACGACGTTCGTTACCGCTCATTTGATATACCGTTTTCTTGCTATAACTCTTTTTCTTCCGctaatatatatttatctaacatatttttgtatcttttccTGTAAAATATACCGATAACGTTTGGCCGGAAGGAAACTGGGATACAATCGATCTGCATAAATTTGATTACTCTAATTCAGACTCAAATTCAATCAAGATCTGGTTCTACAAATTCTACAAATTCC is a window from the Bombus affinis isolate iyBomAffi1 chromosome 9, iyBomAffi1.2, whole genome shotgun sequence genome containing:
- the LOC126920216 gene encoding estradiol 17-beta-dehydrogenase 11-like produces the protein MSRMKSIFTFSHLLYDLFVFSMRITFAMTVAAFKMIVPPRSKNLLGETVLITGAGHGIGRELAMQLASLGCIIVCWDVDTEAIRSTMSLVSKNGGEAYGFVVDVSKRLEVREAARLMRKVGVPEVSILINNAAVLYHCPFFNQDTDIIEKTFNVNVLSNFWTIETFLPTMMQNGKGHVVCVCSMCGIYGVSQKVAYCSSKFAVRGLMEALYEELRLDHKYTNIRFTTIYPFYVDTGLARDPKYRFPYIFGVVSPGYAAGEIIKAVRRNYTEYSIPRCLLTLNSINRLVPESAMRLILDFLANVDLKRREKLAVRETVAS